ATCATGTTGGACTTGTGGTGCTTCCATGCTTCTGATGGGTGTTCCTTCTACCATAAATGAATGGCTCGAGAGCAAATTGGAAATTGAACCGAAGCCGATCAACTCAAGTTTAGTGGTTTAGCTATTGTTGATCtgatatttaattatattcATAAAAGTGTTGCAAATTTGAaataatgataagaataattttgtCATTTTAGATAGTATCTAAGCGCCATTGGCAGGAGGTGTCTTGGATCGTATTATATCACTATGAACTTGGGTGatctaattaaaattttttaaggtAGAGGGGGTTTAAGTGAAAATCGTCTGGGGCTTGTTTGGGCTGTTTCTGTAATTTTCTCACTCCCCGGCCTCCGCATGAATATATCATTGTGAATGGTTTCTTACTCTCACCGCAAGATACCATAGTCCAGATTGTCTTGTCACGTGACACCTACTTAAAGCGGCAAAGCGAAACCCTGCCTCTGGTTTCTTAAAACGGTTGTTTCTGTAATCGTGGCCGTTGATATCACCCGGACCTCTCTTAATATCAAATGACTCGGGAAGACTCTAGGTTTCAAATTTATTTGATCATCAAAAGCCTTATCGGCTTGTAATTTTTTTATCTCATAGGGGTATTATAGTCCAAATAAAGTAGAGAACCTGGAAAGACGCCTCTTAGAAAAACCCTTTCAATTAAGATATTATAAATTTACGTTATATTATATAGGCGTTGAGTTTGTTTTAGGATGGTGGGGTTTGGCCAACCTCCAAGCAGCATGTCAGTTTTAGAATTAGAAGAATGACactccaaactccaaattaactTGGAAGTGATAAAATCACTCCCATTTAACGTCAGACTCACCTCCTGTGCTCCTTTCCTTCGTTGGCATAGCATGGATGATAGCCAGATACATGCATCTCAAACTTGGCATATACTTGAAGAAGTAATTTCCTGAATAAAAACTAGTGAAAGTTATAAGCCCCTCTCTAGAATATGGCCAGAAATAAATAATTGGCAACATTTTTTATAATGCAAACTCCTGGATATTATAACACCATGTAGAATCTCATGTGCATGGATCTTATCCAAAGCCATTTCATGTGTGTCATATAGAGCCAATTCTAGTTTATCTTAATATAAACTTTTTATAGTAATAGAGTGGCTAATAAAGTAGTGCATATGGCAGCAAATTAGCGGGAATCTCTTAGCAAGATAATCTATAGGTTGGGATTGCTCATGACTTATGCTGTTTATTAGCTCGATGTATTAGGGGCATAAATTCAGGATCTAATATACGTTCATTATTGGCCATATTtatcaataaaaaaagagagaatgttGAGGAGAATGACATATATTTCTTTCTATATCCACTTAAATAATATAAGTCTATAGAATGGGGTCCATGTATCCCTATTTTTTCAACTCCACCTCTAACCATGGAATAGGCACCTCTCTTCTCTCTGAAATTCATACCCTTTTCACAGTACAACCCTTCATAAATATACTCTAAGATCAAGAGAAAGAAACAAGTATACTGTATTAAATCtagcatatataaataatatttgcTCCAAATAAATTGATCATTTGTATGGATTATCATGACGCCAAtaagtttttttatttaaaaaaaaaagagaaagactaTGCCTTTCTAAATTGAATATGAATTCTAATCAATTGTAGTGACAAGAATATGCGTAACATGATTGGATATATTTGCATAATACTTTATGTCACATGAAGATCATTTTCAGGGCAAGCAAACTACATGCTCATGTACGTGGaaaagtgcaaacaacccaTATGGGTTTGAGCATTAATCATCTAACGTAATAGATTGATGAACTCCATAGAGAAAGCAAGTGTGAAAATATCGGAATATCGGTCAAAGATGGGTGTGACTGTCAGCCAAATGGTAGTTAAACCAATTTCCTTCCCACTAGATTCCTGAACCTCATATAGAAACCAATTTCCTTCCCATGGTTTCCAGGCTCTCTGGCTTCTCCTACCTCCTCCATTTCGAATGGTTCGCGTTTAATAAGAAGAGCAAAATGGCATTAACTTTATTGACAAGAATAAACATCCCCAGCGAGGCTAATTAATCCCATTAAGTAATTCCAGTAGGAGGGAGAAAGCCGGAGAGACCGCGCTATATGCTAACGCTCTTCCGTGCGTTTAACTTCTCCACACTCGCGCGCAGTCCCGGAGGAGCgagagagcgagcgagagagaccTTGCGGCGGCGGCGATGGCCCCCCCGGCGAAGCCCCCTGGTCCCCCGGCGAAGCTGGACGAGTTCGTTCCACACCCTGTTAAAGAGCAATTGCCCGGCATCGACTTCTGCCTCGCTAGCCCTCCGCCATGGGGTCAGTCTCGTTTTTTCATCATTGCTTCTTCCCTTCTCATCGCCAATTCTTATTTGCTTCTCTTTTGGTCTCCAGCGGAAGCCATTGTTCTGGGATTCCAGCACTATCTGGTGATGCTCGGCACCACCGTCCTCATTCCCACCATCCTCGTCCCCCAAATGGGCGGCGGCGCAGTGAGTTTCTCTCTGATTCtgtctctctcgctccctctctctctctctctcgacctTTTTGAATCAAAGGTGGCACCTTTTTCTCTGTTTCATCCGTTTGAACTGTTTTTTGAAACGAAACGGgtgcaggaggagaaggcgaGGGTGATTCAGACGCTGCTTTTCGTTGCCGGGATCAATACTTTGCTGCAGGCCTACTTTGGGACCCGGCTTCCGGCTGTGATCGGGGGTTCCTTCACTTATCTCCTCCCCACCATCTCTATTATTCTCAGCAGGCGCTTCGTTTACATCATTGATCCATATGAGGTCTGTTTCTTGTAGATTATATGCaactctcttccttttttttttgtttttaaatgtATTGGGGGTGATTTATGTTCTTTTTTATCAGAGGTTTGTGCAAACTATGAGGGCGATACAGGGGGCTCTGATTGCTGCTTCCAGTTTTCAGATAATTGTTGGGTTCTTGGGCATTTGGAGAATCGTTATGAGGTCTCtttgcttctctttttcttctttcttatccTTCTTTGTAATTGGGTTTACTGGATATCAGAATATGAGGAATAAAACTTTtatcaaattttctttttttttggttttaaaattctgcttctctgtttttctttatcttctttttctctgccAGATTAAATATTGATGTTCTTTTCGATGGGTTTAGGTTTCTTAGCCCCCTTGCAGCAGTTCCTTTTGTGACTCTTGCCGCGCTTGGGCTTTTCTACATTGGTTTTCCCAATGTAAGTAATCTCTGTTCTTTAAGGGGTCCTCCTGTTCATTAGTTCATGATCAGTATAATCGTCTCATTTCTTGGGTTGGTGTGTTCTGTTTCTGGTTCATGCTTCTAGTTGGCAAGATGTGTTGAAGTTGGGCTTCCGGCACTTGTTCTGTTAATATTCTTCTCGCAGGTAATTGGGTTTGCATGACCTAAGTGAATTGTTGTTCGGGATTACTATTTGAGTGCTTTCGTGCTGTCTGATATCAATGGTTCTACCATATGACTTTGTTTACTTGGGGTGTTCATTATCTGCAGTATGTTCCCCATGCAATTGGCAGAAGGAGAGCAATCTTTGATCGATTTGCAGTGCTAATTACTGTTGCAATTGTCTGGGCTTATGCGTACATTTTGACTGTGGCTGGTGCTTATAAACATAGGCCTCCACAGACACAGTTTAGTTGCCGTGCGGATCGCTCTGGCCTATTTCGTGCTTCCAAATGGTATTGCAACTCCAATTGGTTGGATTTATTAGTTTGCAttcactttttcctttttcttcaaaTTGATGTCATATGTGTTTTTTCCCCTCATGCTTTCCATATTGTTCATAGCAACCACCATACTATAGACTGGCTGGATCCTGTAGCTTTCTGTAGGGATGCCTTTTCGAATTATCTTCTTTTCTACAATGTGTTTTGCCTTAACACATAGTTAACACATGGTTCTTTCATTTGTACTTTCCCTAACAGTTTTTCAAGATTTTATCTGTGTAGGGAATATGGCCTTAGACCTTTATATGGGCATTGGGCTTTATTGAAATCTACTTGAAAATTTTCGTCAACATAGGCAGTGGGACTACAACTTTCTCTTCTGTCTTGCACATATCTACCGAGTCTGTCTTGCTAGTAATTTGGAATTGTTGACGTGAGACTCAAAAGTAATTCTTCCACTAAATAGCTAACAAATCGTAAACAATGCTCGTTTGAAAAATCATGGCTATTGATTTGGTGCACTTTGACTTGGCTTTTTGTTTATTGAGACATACTGATTGTGGTGTCAAATGCAGATCAGAAGAAGCGCTTTAAATTTGATCAATATCGTGATTTATGTTATTTTACTTTTATGAGAGAAAAAACAATGAAGAATGGCTTAATGCTGCCGTTAGAATGCGGACACATGTCGTctgcacaaaaaaaaagttattttcgtttctttttttataaatatttaagatGATCTTATATTTTTTCTACCAATGGGACATGGGTCTGCTTGTCGGCAGTCTCTCAGGGTATGTGCTAGGGAGAGGTTCTGTGCTTGAATTTTGAAGGTGGCACTCCTACTGTTACTTCCAAATAAAAAATGGGTTAATATATTGTTTTCTACAATTACATGCAGGATAAAAGTTCCCTATCCATTTCAATGGGGAGGTCCCACTTTTGATGCAGGGGATGTTTTTGCTATGATGGCTGCTTCCTTTGCTTCATTAATTGAGGTTTGTATATTGTAGATGCTACGTAGATCCACTTGTTATTTCATCAATTTGATTGTCTCTTAACCTTTTCTACTACATCTTGAAACAAGATTGTTTAGTTATTGCTTCTTGTGCATTcagaagaaaattttctttgaaTCAGTTTTAAATTATGTTGACAATTGCTGTCTTTTGCTGAAGACAGCAAAAGTTGCATGTTCGTTGGTGGAATTATCCCAAATGATATTGCATAGATTTCTAAGAATCAACTTGGTAAATTTGTGGATGCCAATACAAGGATTATGAAATGTTCTCAAGCTTTTACCAAGACGTAtttattgtttgtttttctacaagTGTATTTCAAACAGAACCAGTATTATACTACTGGAACTATTTCCATATTTCAGTTAAATTCAGTTGAAGTTTAGATATCTTGAATTTTGTAACCCTCCAAGAATAACAATATCTGTTGCAGTTGCCCTTTTTTCCTTGTCTACCCTTTTCCAACTGGTGTATCAAGAATCTGTTTTGGACCTTAAGCATAAGATTTTACAGAGCTGGTTAAATGgatatttttgttttagtaaACCAGTTATGACGATAATAATCCCAGGGGGAGGGGGGGATTGAGAGGGGGATGAACAAGTGATGGCTTTACCTGAATGCTGAGCTATTTTTTTTCGAACTTGATGTTACCAACTATAAGTTAGGGTTTTCTGTAAAAATCTCTTACAGTTTAGATAATAATGTTTCAATAGTTTAAAGATCCCTATTGATGGATACTATGGTAAAATCATGGAGATACAtaatagaaaatataatttgCATGTTGAGTTATCCATAATCATTCACATTGAGGCCTAAGACCATGAAAAAATGCTCATAATACTTAAGTATCTTATATTTTAAGCTTAGCTAAGACTTGTCTAGTTGGTCTATATACAAACTCACAATGGAACTTATAGATTATTATTATTGTAACTTGATTCTGGTGTCATGGCACCTCATTTATCTTGTGATTACGGTACTACCCCTTTGGAGACCAAGAAAATGGTACTTAAGAACCAAAAACAGAATGATATTTGAATGTCAAAGGTACCAGATGCATGAGTTCTGGGATAGGAGTATTTTGTAACTCATCTTTCATTTTGTATTGCGGGATGACTGTAGTGAAGCAGTGAATACGATGGCCACTAGTGATAACATTACGAAGGATCCTAGAAGAATTGATGAAAGAAAGGTCACTATGTCTAATATTCAATGACAGACTGCAATGCTAATACATGCCATAAATGTGTAAATTGTGTGACATTACACCTTTTTTTGGGAACCCTATTTTTGTTCTTGATAGAACATGTGGAGAAAAAATCTTCTGAGATGGATGAAGATTAAGATGAGAAAGATTATTATCTGAGTTTGCTTATCTTCAGAATTGATGGCTTCCATGATGGTGGATTCTAGATGGCACGTATAAGTGGGAAACCATGGTGGAAAAAATAATAACCAAGTGGAATATTTGAATATTACCATCATTTATGAATGTCATCATGCTTGAGCTTTACAACAGCTTCACCTAAAGGTTGAGAGGAATCAAAACATATATCATGTTGCATGGATCAACATCTATGATGCTTGGTCGTCATTTCTGTCAGAAAGTACTGCCATACATGGTGTGATATTTTTATAGTGACCTTCATGAAATTTTGCTTGGATTTCCGTGGTTAAGAATTTCTTACAATAACAATCACAGATGCAAATTGATAAATGGATTATGTGTAAGGAATATAAAAGTTGAAAATCCCTAATGCTGATCGTGAAAGAGGTCAGCAGGTAGATGATAACAGTGAAGGGTCAAGGTAACAATGGAAAGTTGCTTAAGAAGGTTCCTTTGGTGGACATGTTGGATCAAGTAGGGATTAGGTCATAGCTTAGGCCCTAAGAGTCTCCCCGCCCCCACAACTAGCTTGTTTTGCTAACAATAGCCAGAAAGTATGGTGAGACACCTTTTGAAGAGGGCCCTACATGCTTTTATGCTTTATGTTTCAGAAGGGGATTGTGCTGCACTTTATGAGGAAGTATCATGTTTTATTTTAGTATTATATCCCTTTAGACATCTAGTCCTTTGGATATTCCCCACCTGGCCTTCAGCAGCATACTGTAGAACTGACCGATTGTTTCAGGTGATCCATTTAAGTATGGGCATTCGCAATATAATCAAAATCTTTTGTTTTATATTCAGGTTGAATGAAATAGATAATAAAGTTTGAGTCGTTGAAGTTACTTTTAGCCAAATGAAATGCCATTTTCTATCTAAGTTGGAGACTGGTGAGATTCTGCTTTTTATTTCAAATATTGTGGTTGCCCTCCCACATATCTCCCTATCAACGTTATTTTACAGTTTTTGAATTTATATCATGCTTAAACTCGGTTTGGTAAAACCCTGGAAGTCCAGAAAAAGTTGACATGAAGTTGAGATTACTTGTCTTGAAGGTTAACCCATTTGAGTTCTCTCATAAATGTATGTTGCACAAATTTTACCATTCCAAGTCTGTTGAGAGATGCTGTTTCTTAGCCTTTTTTTTGACCAATGGATGACATTTTGTCATGTTTCAACATCTGATTCTCATTCCTCTTAGCTTGCAAATTTAAAGGTTAAGTGGTACTCTagcaaacttttaaaacattggCAAGATGTAATATATGCATAGTTAAGTAAAatattagacttttactagtcCATACATGCTTACATGATAACATGTACTCTAGGCTATTCTAAAAGGTAAACTAGTTCTAATCATGTGGATTATTCATGTGATTGTATGTTTGGGGCACTTgtggtctcttttttttttttcaattatatCCAATGTTTTTGGTCTCGATCCCATCCTCTGCATCGGGTGCTTTATTATTACGTTATTATATGCCCCAAAAATAATGGTGGCATGCCCCAAAAAGCTCTAGTAGCAACTTGTGTTACACCCGAAAAGCCCTGATACAAAAGTATAGTACACTTTGGATGGGTGGCATACCGAGCTCTGCCTTGGATATTTGTATCCTATTGGGTCTGTATAGTATGCATCGTACCACCTGGTTTGTATGGTACATAAAAGTTGATTATATTGTTCTCTTGCTTTTGTCTTAATAAATGAATATGGATAGTTGTATGCTGGGGATTAATAAGGTTCAGGATATACTTTAAAAAATCCTAACACTATTTAAAGCAGCTATATTTTCGAACTTTTCAATTTCCTTTGCAACCCTAATTAGATATCTCCCTTAAATGTTTAAACTATTCTAACTTCTATAAAATAGGATTCTGGTGCTGTTAGAGGAGCCCAAGGGAGAAACTCTCCTTATGTAGGGATTTTCATGACTCATGTTCTCCAAAAtacaaatttatagtggttttcTAACATAGCAAAACTTAAGCTTATCTAGGTTAAGAACGTAATATGTcaaaaaaatcttaaataattttataaggTAGTGATATTAGTAAAATCTTTCTAGAATTTTACTCCATATATAAAATCTTTAGCAGTAGCCGCGTACATTTACATGTGTATCATAACCAATAAAGAAAAACATGGATAAAACCAAGGTGGCATATTAAGATTCATAGACTTCTTGATGATGACATCTGATTAGATGAATGCTTTATTTAAAACTATGCTTGAAGAACAAGGGACtgtaaattaatcaattgaaacAGAGCAGAGAAtgcaatttttttagaattacaTGTGAAATTAGGCGAGAAACGCCTGAAATGTCTTATTCTATTTTCTTATTTAATTTAGAACTACTATATATACAAAGACATCTCATAAAATTAGAGTTGGCTGATCCAGTGCAGATATGGGGTGTTTTTGTGTAGTTGTCCCCTAGTTTCAATAATATAGTTGCCTGGTTGGTTGGAGGGAACTTAGATTAAGAGTAGTGCTAAGAAAGTAGAGGTGTTGAAATGATAGTTGAACCTCTTGTTTATTAGTTGCTCACCTGGTTGGCAATCATCAGTAGATCATTCTAGTGCTTTGACTCTGTGATTTATCCATTTACATTTGAGTTAGAATGATTTGATATTCCATGCTTTG
Above is a genomic segment from Phoenix dactylifera cultivar Barhee BC4 unplaced genomic scaffold, palm_55x_up_171113_PBpolish2nd_filt_p 000882F, whole genome shotgun sequence containing:
- the LOC120107496 gene encoding nucleobase-ascorbate transporter LPE1-like, whose amino-acid sequence is MAPPAKPPGPPAKLDEFVPHPVKEQLPGIDFCLASPPPWAEAIVLGFQHYLVMLGTTVLIPTILVPQMGGGAEEKARVIQTLLFVAGINTLLQAYFGTRLPAVIGGSFTYLLPTISIILSRRFVYIIDPYERFVQTMRAIQGALIAASSFQIIVGFLGIWRIVMRFLSPLAAVPFVTLAALGLFYIGFPNLARCVEVGLPALVLLIFFSQYVPHAIGRRRAIFDRFAVLITVAIVWAYAYILTVAGAYKHRPPQTQFSCRADRSGLFRASKWIKVPYPFQWGGPTFDAGDVFAMMAASFASLIESTGTLIAVSRFASATPIPPAIFSRGIGWQGIGILLDGMFGTANGSAASVENAGLLGLTRVGSRRVIQIAACFMLFFSILGKFGAILASIPLPIVAALYCVLFAYAASAGLGFLQFCNLNSLRTKFILGFSLFMGLSVPEYFKEYEILAGYGPVHTRSRAFNDVVNVIFSSPATVAAIIAYFLDFTLLRGEASTRRDRGWHWWEKFRSYRTDPRSEEFYSLPYNLNKFFPSL